In a genomic window of Plutella xylostella chromosome 16, ilPluXylo3.1, whole genome shotgun sequence:
- the LOC105386886 gene encoding fatty acid synthase — MAPIPQEHPGQPGQGGRQGGRPLDPEDIVITGMSGLYPTCNNVKEFSEKLYNMENLVTSDKARWKYNHPELTEHCGNVPGLDKFDAQFFMVHYRLSNSMDAMSRKLLEHSYQAVFDAGMSPNELSNKKVGVYIGTCLTETEKVCAYSHVGVGIVGCNRAMFSNRISYFLNARGPSMTIDAACSGSMVCMEKAYEAMKRGECEAAIVGASNIHLHPQSCIHYGRMLRINTDGKTKCFDKNADGQSPAECISILFLQKAKNAKRVYATVCKAQTEFSRLDSEHFDKYGPYRDPVVLSTFYRNFYNDTLVGPSDVEYVEAFGSAFPDADKSELEAIENVFCKNRHDPLFIGSIMSNMGYSQASTTVAAVTKMCLAYHTGKISANLHCNFPRDDIASLKEGRMRVVTEHKPFRRAYTAINSLSLTGINGHILLRGEYKPKDIAKYESKIPYLLTASGRQESAVEKIFEHLKSNPIDPEEIAMFHNIHKARVSKHLARGFTVITSNEAKETVCIREKVDYYDDAMRPLWFVFSGMGSQWNGMGTQLMQIPIFADAIKRCHAVLEPKGVDLIHILTSDDKTIYDNILNCFVGIAAVQIGLTDILLEMGLVPDNIIGHSVGELGCAYADGCLTAEEMILSAYYRGLVSVQTPLIHGSLAAVGMGYQQIVGMCPPEVDVACHNSPESSTISGPSDIMHAFVAKLMGQGVFAKEVPCSNIAYHSRYIKDAGPGLLKYLKEVIKNPKTRSKRWLSTSVPAERWNEPAAKLCSSEYLTNNLLSPVLFEETAKLIPKNAVLIEVAPHGLLQAILKRYLPVTCTNVPLTRRANSDNVLFLLEALGDLYMSGYNPDLSILYPKVEFPVSTETRSLSHLIEWVHTEKWTLPVYVTADRAHAAAYDITVSTHDDEHSFLRGHIIDGETLLPFASVLVFVWDTLSMSLDVMRRQMSVKFHDVHFHTQPKLSDQRLLRLSVEIHRGTGKFEVHNENVLIANGYIIGNATDSTGIFRKAAKGGDMEISSNDVYRMFYERGYDYSGDFRSIQRESADMDRALVSWRENWVTLIDAVMQMNTLREDNQALLQPRFIHRLLIDVKEHAHAIANSPYSGVGALEANIFDDLSATRCGGVVLENLLYRPNPPLQRQTIELKTSTFVPYFQKVETEIPAALNIFFQIISENVDSDVLFALDITNKTQGSSLRNAIKEFSPELPNLKLNVKSADKIKSIMIFLSLFQATSELSEYIPKDTFVIVLENDEVSHSNYRTVASATTEHGRIVLGRWKPQREKSAPVYVYVASSREIPSLEATRSNLGPDNQLIVLTHYPLMNEIKESVRNWRKDFQRNQVYVAMVYQTSSETLQQKDLPDFDLAYNVLHQGVWGGIYYEHRVVNDSKEQRRPVTLRSEEIGNLDSLHWIETPEPGPKDISVAVHYAGLNFYDANKATGEIILKENEVSDQNYGMDFSGLNANGERVMGVIYGGAASTRVAADPSLLWPVPDHWSLEDAATVPLPYAHAFYCLGIKCRLMKGMKILVHGGTGALGQAAISIALAHGCEVFATVSDMKKKRFLQKLFPELKDDHIGNSRDLTFGDMVLAATKGEGCDIIISCVKGPMKNVTLNCCAASGITLDTQQVHSKEDFEYGMFQMTKSRSYASIDFSAIFTSENFLEMDKLQLMVSEGIARGYVRPLSRVTYSVHEVARAMRLLASSRHRGRAILRIHGETITATPRIEVSPDSCHLVIAATADDALATRLVDLLIARRAVNIVLLRQKHQDNKSNEFIKIKMKLWLKLGVEVKVLQDQLTDVDKVEEMLKDCTILGPVEGIYCITNDSLDKSSEANLTMKLKYLDEVSRKLCLSLRHFVVINKKANVGSDICYKRIQEGKPSTMLQLYKFNKFNEPGEDVESIRNNADTLGMRGAMTAIENAMCSSQKVVLAYARALPEESLLEEIKRVTGIVITSNSKDSETLEKLGLDNERTKEVSHILQRYKIIVPKDKLLQMTLRELKTQQKQYEETKDRVATGLGVLYSNVDTNELLATADLVFMRTAEQKSTMRDDEFDCNATYLVLIPGMEGHHGRFQLLCERLKCAAVVLQPGLDHPHESVTEMAERMVKVMLKKIVPKHGFYLLGYSFGVLVALEMASMLEEHGLTGTVYCVDASPDTFPAALEGWLREAGATDEARLQDALVQHMYTLMTGSCSDQLALQLREAAAWRDKVEAGVQALRDRVPHSVQYARALVEAALTRIEQARRYSARRFRDRPLRSRIVVLRSTSQPASMSPDLGLGRYSQAPPHLYQLGADHAGALEDLRCANIVNRHLDQHIIDAYNKKNLCNTYLLNASTYTQFSADYE, encoded by the exons ATGGCTCCTATACCGCAAGAGCACCCGGGCCAGCCGGGGCAGGGGGGTCGTCAGGGCGGGCGACCGCTGGACCCGGAGGACATCGTCATCACCGGCATGTCCGGCCTCTACCCCACCTGCAACAACGTCAAGGAGTTCTCTGAGAAACTCTACAATATG GAGAACCTAGTGACGTCAGACAAGGCCCGCTGGAAGTACAACCACCCGGAGCTGACCGAGCACTGCGGCAACGTGCCCGGCCTGGACAAGTTCGACGCGCAGTTCTTCATGGTGCACTACCGCCTGTCCAACAGCATGGACGCCATGTCTCGGAAACTGCTGGAGCATTCCTACCAGGCTGTGTTCGACGCCG GAATGTCTCCAAATGAACTCTCAAATAAGAAGGTTGGAGTCTATATTGGCACCTGTCTCACAGAGACGGAAAAAGTTTGCGCTTACTCTCACGTGGGGGTTGGAATTGTGGG GTGCAACCGAGCCATGTTCTCCAACCGGATCTCGTACTTCCTGAACGCCAGGGGCCCCTCCATGACCATCGACGCCGCCTGCTCCGGGTCCATGGTGTGCATGGAGAAGGCTTACGAAGCCATGAAGCGCGGAGAATGCGAGGCCGCCATTGTCGGAGCCTCCAACATCCATTTGCACCCTCAGTCGTGCATACATTACGGAAG GATGCTACGAATAAATACTGATGGAAAAACGAAGTGCTTCGATAAGAATGCTGATGGGCAGTCTCCAGCGGAGTGCATCAGCATACTTTTCCTTCAAAAAGCTAAGAATGCTAAAAG agTATATGCTACGGTTTGCAAAGCACAGACAGAGTTCAGCCGATTGGACAGTGAGCACTTCGATAAATATGGGCCCTACAGGGACCCTGTAGTCTTGTCCACCTTCTACAGGAACTTTTACAATGACACCCTGGTAGGCCCATCGGATGTTGAATACGTCGAAGCCTTTGGATCAG CATTTCCCGATGCTGATAAGTCAGAGCTGGAAGCAATCGAGAATGTTTTCTGCAAGAACCGTCACGACCCTCTGTTCATTGGCAGCATCATGTCCAACATGGGGTACAGCCAGGCGTCCACCACCGTGGCTGCTGTGACTAAG ATGTGTCTAGCCTACCATACAGGCAAGATCTCGGCAAACTTGCACTGCAACTTCCCTCGGGACGACATAGCTTCATTGAAGGAGGGGCGCATGCGCGTGGTAACGGAACATAAGCCCTTCCGCCGAGCCTACACGGCCATCAACAGTCTATCTCTAACTGGCATCAATGGACATATTCTTCTCCGAGGAGAGTATAAACCAAAG GATATCGCAAAATATGAATCCAAGATACCGTACCTACTAACGGCATCTGGTAGGCAGGAATCAGCGGTGGAGAAGATATTTGAACATCTTAAATCAAACCCCATTGACCCTGAAGAGATAGCAATGTTCCACAATATACACAAAGCTCGAGTTTCAAAGCACTTGGCAAGGGGATTCACTGTTATAA CATCTAATGAAGCGAAGGAAACGGTATGTATTCGGGAGAAAGTGGACTATTACGATGATGCGATGCGTCCTCTTTGGTTCGTGTTCAGTGGGATGGGATCTCAATGGAATGGAATGGGAACACAACTGATGCAAATACCCATTTTCGCCGATGCCATCAAACG ATGCCATGCTGTTCTGGAGCCGAAGGGTGTTGACCTCATACATATTCTGACATCAGACGACAAAACCATTTATGACAACATTTTGAACTGTTTCGTGGGTATAGCCGCTGTGCAGATAGGCCTTACAGATATACTACTCGAAATGGGGCTAGTTCCAGACAACATAAtcg GTCACAGTGTTGGAGAGTTGGGGTGTGCATACGCTGATGGCTGTTTAACAGCAGAGGAAATGATACTGTCTGCGTATTATCGTGGTCTTGTATCTGTGCAAACACCTTTGATTCACGGCTCTTTGGCAGCCGTTGGGATGGGATACCAGCAA ATTGTGGGCATGTGTCCCCCAGAAGTCGACGTCGCCTGCCACAACTCTCCTGAATCGAGCACAATTTCAGGACCATCTGACATCATGCATGCCTTCGTTGCAAAGCTAATGGGTCAAGGAGTGTTTGCTAAAGAAGTGCCATGTTCAAACATTGCCTACCATTCACGTTATATCAAGGATGCTG GTCCCGGACTACTGAAATACTTGAAAGAGGTTATTAAAAATCCAAAGACTAGAAGTAAACGTTGGCTCTCGACGTCTGTACCAGCGGAGAGATGGAATGAACCAGCGGCAAAACTGTGTTCATCGGAATACTTGACAAATAACTTATTg AGTCCTGTACTATTTGAAGAGACTGCGAAGTTGATTCCGAAAAATGCTGTGCTCATAGAAGTGGCACCGCACGGTCTATTGCAGGCAATTTTGAAACGTTATCTGCCGGTCACATGCACCAACGTTCCTTTGACTAGACGTGCCAATAGTGACAACGTACTCTTCCTACTCGAAGCTTTAGGAGA TCTCTACATGTCAGGGTACAACCCAGACCTGAGTATTCTCTACCCGAAAGTGGAGTTTCCTGTATCCACTGAAACACGATCGCTCTCGCATTTGATAGAATGGGTTCACACTGAGAAATG GACATTACCCGTCTACGTTACAGCTGACAGGGCCCATGCTGCCGCCTATGATATCACAGTATCAACTCATGATGATGAGCATTCCTTCTTGAGGGGTCATATTATTGATG GTGAAACATTACTGCCGTTTGCTAGCGTATTGGTATTCGTGTGGGACACTCTGTCGATGTCTCTGGACGTGATGCGTCGTCAGATGTCTGTGAAGTTCCACGATGTACACTTCCATACACAACCTAAACTCTCCGACCAACGACTGCTACGATTAAGTGTAGAGATTCATAGAGGAACTGGAAAATTTGAG GTAcacaatgaaaatgttctgaTTGCTAATGGATATATTATTGGTAATGCAACTGATTCGACTGGCATATTCCGCAAAGCAGCGAAAGGGGGAGACATGGAGATATCATCGAATGATGTTTACAGAATGTTCTATGAGAGAGGATACGATTATAG CGGAGATTTCAGAAGTATACAAAGAGAGAGCGCGGACATGGACCGCGCGCTGGTGTCGTGGAGGGAGAACTGGGTGACGCTGATAGACGCCGTGATGCAGATGAACACGCTCCGGGAAGACAACCAGGCGCTGCTGCAGCCCCGGTTCATACATCGACTACTAATCGATGTGAAGGAACACGCACACGCTATCGCCAACTCACCTTATAGCGGAGTTGGGGCGTTGGAAGCCAATATTTTTGATGATCTTAGTGCTACaag aTGTGGCGGAGTGGTACTGGAAAACCTATTATATAGACCAAACCCACCACTTCAACGTCAAACGATTGAGTTAAAAACTTCAACATTCGTACCGTACTTTCAAAAAGTAGAAACCGAG ATTCCGGCCGCCCTTAACATATTCTTCCAAATAATATCCGAAAATGTTGACTCTGATGTGTTATTTGCACTAGACATCACAAATAAAACCCAGGGATCATCTCTTAGGAATGCGATCAAAGAATTTTCTCCGGAATTACCTAACTTGAAACTAAACGTTAAAAGC gctgataaaattaaatcaataatgATATTCCTTTCACTATTTCAGGCCACTTCAGAATTAAGCGAATATATACCTAAAGACACGTTCGTAATAGTCTTAGAAAACGACGAAGTGTCTCACTCCAACTATCGTACAGTGGCTTCCGCTACAACCGAGCATGGTAGAATCGTTCTTGGGCGTTGGAAACCCCAAAGAGAAAAATCTGCACCAGTATATGTATACGTTGCTTCTTCAAGGGAAATACCTAGTTTGGAAGCCACTAGAAGTAATCTTGGCCCAGATAATCAGTTAATAGTTCTTACTCATTATCCGCtaatgaatgaaataaaag aatcAGTCAGGAATTGGAGGAAAGATTTTCAGAGGAACCAAGTGTATGTTGCAATGGTTTATCAGACAAGTTCAGAAACTTTACAGCAAAAAGATTTGCCAGATTTTGATTTGGCGTACAACGTCTTACAtcag GGTGTTTGGGGCGGCATTTATTATGAACATCGAGTTGTAAATGATAGCAAGGAACAACGCCGTCCTGTGACATTGCGAAGTGAAGAGATCGGAAACTTAGACTCACTTCATTGGATAGAAACTCCAGAACCAGGACCAAAAGACATATCTGTTGCG GTTCACTATGCAGGCCTAAACTTTTATGATGCAAACAAAGCTACAGGAGAAATTATCCTGAAAGAAAATGAGGTATCTGATCAAAACTACGGTATGGATTTTAGTGGATTGAACgctaa CGGAGAGCGTGTGATGGGAGTCATATACGGTGGCGCTGCATCTACTCGCGTGGCTGCCGATCCATCGTTACTGTGGCCTGTGCCAGATCATTGGAGCCTTGAAGACGCAGCTACGGTGCCCTTGCCATACGCACATGCATTTTACTGTCTA GGAATAAAATGCAGGTTAATGAAAGGCATGAAAATTTTAGTCCACGGTGGTACCGGGGCTCTTGGGCAGGCAGCCATTTCTATTGCTTTAGCTCATGGATGCGAAGTTTTTGCAACGGTCAGTGACATGAAAAAGAAGAGATTTCTGCAAAAACTGTTTCCGGAGTTAAAAG ACGATCATATTGGCAATTCAAGAGATCTTACATTTGGAGACATGGTGTTGGCAGCTACCAAAGGAGAGGGctgtgatattattataagttgtGTCAAAGGCCCAATGAAAAAC GTAACTCTTAATTGTTGTGCTGCATCTGGAATAACTTTAGATACGCAACAAGTGCACTCTAAGGAAGACTTTGAATATGGGATGTTTCAAATGACAAAATCCAGATCTTATGCTTCTATTGACTTTTCGGCCATATTCACTTCTGAAAATTTCTTGGAGATGGAT AAATTACAGCTCATGGTCAGCGAAGGTATTGCACGTGGATACGTGCGTCCTTTAAGTCGCGTCACGTATAGTGTGCATGAAGTTGCTAGAGCTATGCGCTTACTGGCATCAAGCCGACATCGAGGTAGGGCAATACTTCGCATTCACGGAGAAACAATAACTGCTACACCCAG AATTGAAGTCTCACCTGATAGTTGCCATCTTGTGATTGCCGCAACGGCAGATGATGCACTAGCCACCAGGCTGGTAGATTTGTTGATTGCTAGGAGAGCTGTAAACATTGTACTTCTTCGTCAAAAGCATCAAGATAACAAGTCAAATGAATTcatcaaaattaaaatgaa acTGTGGCTGAAACTAGGAGTTGAGGTAAAAGTATTACAAGATCAACTAACTGATGTCGATAAGGTAGAAGAAATGCTTAAAGATTGTACTATACTAGGTCCAGTTGAAGGCATTTACTGCATAACCAATGATTCTCTTGACAAGTCTTCTGAAGCAAATTTAACAATGAAGTTAAAATACTTGGATGAAGTTTCGAGGAAACTCTGTTTATCATtaag ACACTTTGTAGTAATCAATAAGAAAGCAAACGTGGGAAGCGACATTTGCTACAAAAGAATACAAGAAGGGAAACCGAGCACTATGTTACAATTATATAAATTCAACAAG TTCAATGAACCTGGAGAAGACGTTGAATCAATTAGAAACAATGCTGACACCCTTGGCATGCGTGGGGCAATGACTGCGATTGAAAACGCTATGTGCTCATCACAGAAAGTTGTACTAGCATATGCCCGAGCTCTACCAGAAGAATCCCTTTTAGAAGAAATAAAAAGAGTAAcag gCATCGTTATAACTTCAAACTCCAAGGATAGTGAGACTTTAGAAAAACTAGGGCTTGATAATGAGAGAACCAAAGAAGTAAGCCACATCCTGCAAAGATATAAGATTATCGTACCAAAAGACAAACTATTACAGATGACATTACGAGA GTTGAAAACGCAGCAAAAACAGTATGAGGAAACCAAAGATAGAGTAGCAACGGGTCTAGGAGTATTGTACTCAAACGTAGATACAAATGAATTACTCGCTACTGCAGATCTAGTGTTCATGCGAACTGCTGAACAGAAATCAACAATG CGAGATGATGAGTTTGACTGTAACGCCACCTACCTAGTTCTCATCCCGGGTATGGAAGGACACCATGGAAGATTCCAGCTATTATGTGAACGGCTAAAGTGTGCCGCCGTGGTCCTGCAACCAGGGCTCGACCATCCCCATGAGTCTGTTACAGAAATGGCTGAGAGAATGGTCAAG gtAATGCTAAAGAAAATTGTACCAAAACATGGATTTTATTTACTGGGATATTCGTTCGGTGTTCTTGTTGCTTTAGAGATGGCATCAATGTTAGAAGAGCATG GTCTGACGGGCACGGTGTACTGCGTGGACGCGAGCCCAGACACGTTCCCGGCGGCGCTGGAGGGCTGGCTGCGCGAGGCGGGCGCCACGGACGAGGCGCGCCTGCAGGACGCGCTGGTGCAGCACATGTACACGCTCATGACCGGCAGCTGCTCCGACCAGCTGGCGCTGCAGCTGCGCGAGGCGGCGGCCTGGCGGGACAAGGTGGAGGCGGGCGTGCAGGCCCTGCGCGACCGCGTGCCGCACTCGGTACAGTATGCGCGCGCGCTGGTGGAGGCCGCGCTGACGCGCATCGAGCAGGCTCGCCGGTACAGCGCCCGGCGCTTCCGGGATCGGCCCCTGCGCTCCAGGATCGTGGTCCTCCGCTCCACCAGCCAGCCGGCCTCAATGAGCCCCGACCTGGGCCTGGGCCGCTACTCGCAGGCGCCCCCGCACCTGTACCAGCTCGGCGCGGACCACGCCGGCGCGCTCGAAGACCTGCGCTGCGCCAACATCGTCAACCGACACCTCGACCAACACATCATCGACGCCTACAATAAGAAGAATCTATGCAACACCTACTTGCTCAATGCATCTACTTATACGCAATTCTCAGCCGATTACGAATAA
- the LOC119693886 gene encoding leucine-rich repeat extensin-like protein 3 — MGGHLFIWSSLGVLLLSSTVMACCDGKGLCLLEALKELKECKKSALASLGLCEKKLLLVSMCILDKELALPPPPPTILLQPAAPAPPPPPAYLPPALPPLYLPPPPPMYFAPPPPPCYSLPPPPPPCYSLPPPPPPPPAPLYLPAPAPPAPLYLPAPPPPPPVYLPPPPPAPLLLPPPPPPQYLPPPQYLPPPQYPPPQYAPPPAPCAAPPAVPMNAFLVTPPVPCSLEAKPLPPPPRCAAPPPPCSCKYY; from the exons ATGGGGGGACATCTCTTCATTTGGTCCTCCCTCGGGGTCCTGTTGCTCTCATCCACTGTCATGGCCTGCTGTGACGGCAAGGGACTCTGTCTG TTGGAAGCTCTCAAGGAATTAAAGGAGTGTAAAAAGTCAGCGTTAGCTTC GTTGGGGCTATGCGAGAAGAAATTGTTACTAG TTTCAATGTGCATTTTAGATAAAGAGCTAGCGTTGCCTCCTCCGCCGCCGACGATCCTGCTGCAACCCGCggcgcccgccccgccgccgccgcccgcctaCCTGCCGCCCGCCCTGCCGCCGCTGTACctgccgcccccgccgcccatGTACttcgcgcccccgcccccgccctgCTATAGCctgcccccgccgccgccgccctgcTACAGCCTGCCGCCGCctccgcccccgccgccggcgccgctCTACctgcccgcgcccgcgccgccagCGCCCCTGTACCTGCCAGCTCCTCCTCCACCGCCCCCGGTGTACctgccgcccccgccgcccgcgccgctgctGCTGCCGCCGCCTCCACCGCCCCAGTACCTGCCGCCGCCCCAGTACTTGCCGCCCCCGCAGTACCCGCCCCCGCAgtacgcgccgccgcccgccccgtgcgccgcgccccccgcggtGCCCATGAACGCGTTCCTGGTGACGCCGCCCGTGCCCTGCTCGCTGGAGGCCAAGCCgctgccgcccccgccccgctgcgccgccccgccgccgccctgcTCCTGCAAATACTACTAG
- the LOC105386893 gene encoding uncharacterized protein LOC105386893: MYRNVAIIVFVLMVEPRRVAAPPPLRLTIDCGTEDDAFFQDSPSGRSSFHRSPSIFGNDFDVNSFCQLIHNSIPKAVKDGKFMIKEESDMDQSGFADTLMPIAIAPPQGFPIPRLNLPRLRLPRLRVPRINVPRLLPQVEGPMAPPRLVSTMSIPRLREVEEETSAEKMEKFKKGVQKMLHVVKVLGQVDQYLSERTRIVVDKLSKTFAE, translated from the exons ATGTATCGGAACGTGGCGATAATAGTGTTCGTGTTGATG GTGGAGCCGAGACGCGTTGCCGCTCCGCCGCCGCTGCGGCTCACTATCGACTGCGGAACTGAGGATGATGCC ttttttcaggATTCACCATCTGGAAGGTCAAGCTTCCATCGGTCTCCCTCCATATTCGGAAACGACTTCGACGTCAACTCGTTCTGCCAACTCATCCACAACTCCATACCGAAGGCGGTCAAAGACGGGAAATTCATGATCAAAGAAGAATCAGACATGGACCAGAGCGGGTTCGCTGACACGTTGATGCCGATAGCCATCGCTCCACCGCAGGGGTTCCCGATACCGCGGCTGAACCTGCCTCGGTTGAGGCTGCCGCGGCTTCGTGTGCCCAGGATCAATGTGCCAAGGCTCCTGCCTCAGGTAGAAGGGCCGATGGCGCCGCCGCGCCTCGTGAGCACCATGTCGATCCCGCGGCTCCGCGAGGTGGAGGAAGAGACCAGCGCCGAGAAGATGGAGAAGTTCAAGAAGGGCGTGCAGAAGATGCTCCACGTCGTGAAGGTGCTGGGCCAGGTGGACCAGTACCTCTCCGAGAGGACCAGGATCGTCGTCGACAAACTGTCCAAGACCTTCGCCGAATGA